One uncultured Jannaschia sp. DNA segment encodes these proteins:
- a CDS encoding FtsW/RodA/SpoVE family cell cycle protein, translating to MTEIAHGAVVALPGEAIVSRWWRTLDKGVLGAVVLLFATGLLLGFAASVPLAERNELQPFYYVTKQAIFGGLAFVVMLIVSMMQPQVVRRLGVVGFFVAAAALMLLPVFGTDFGKGATRWYSMGFASFQPSEFLKPVFIIMTAWLMASASEPNGPPGKSISFGILVVVIAFLALQPDFGQAMLTIVAWSSIYFVAGAPIVLLTGVVGAVGLVGVMAYHNSEHFARRIDGFLNPEVDPRTQMGYAIDAIREGGFFGTGVNEGRVKWILPDAHTDFIIAVAAEEYGLIMVLFVVALFAFIAARCLLRLCVERDMFIRLAGTGLTVLLASQAFINLGVAVRLLPAKGMTLPFVSYGGSSLIAMGLLTGMLLCFTRSRPQAEIGDHLLSNGYR from the coding sequence ATGACGGAAATCGCGCATGGCGCGGTCGTCGCCCTTCCGGGCGAGGCCATTGTATCCCGATGGTGGCGGACGCTGGACAAGGGCGTGCTGGGCGCGGTGGTCCTGCTCTTCGCGACAGGGCTTCTTCTCGGCTTCGCGGCCTCGGTGCCGTTGGCCGAGCGCAACGAGCTCCAGCCGTTCTACTACGTGACCAAGCAGGCGATCTTCGGCGGGCTGGCCTTCGTGGTGATGCTGATCGTCTCGATGATGCAGCCGCAGGTCGTGCGCCGGCTGGGCGTGGTCGGGTTCTTCGTGGCGGCCGCGGCCCTGATGCTTCTGCCGGTCTTCGGCACCGATTTCGGCAAGGGGGCGACGCGCTGGTATTCCATGGGCTTCGCGTCTTTCCAGCCGTCCGAGTTCCTCAAGCCGGTCTTCATCATCATGACCGCGTGGCTCATGGCCTCCGCGTCCGAGCCGAACGGCCCGCCGGGCAAATCCATCAGCTTCGGCATCCTCGTGGTGGTGATCGCCTTCCTCGCGCTGCAACCGGATTTCGGCCAGGCGATGCTGACCATCGTGGCGTGGTCCTCGATCTACTTCGTCGCGGGTGCGCCGATTGTCCTTTTGACGGGCGTCGTGGGCGCGGTCGGCTTGGTGGGCGTCATGGCGTATCACAACTCCGAACACTTCGCGCGGCGCATCGACGGCTTCCTCAACCCCGAGGTCGATCCCCGTACCCAGATGGGCTACGCGATCGACGCCATCCGCGAGGGCGGCTTCTTCGGCACCGGCGTCAACGAGGGCCGCGTGAAGTGGATCCTGCCCGACGCCCATACCGATTTCATCATCGCCGTGGCGGCCGAGGAATACGGGCTCATCATGGTGCTCTTCGTGGTGGCACTTTTCGCGTTCATCGCGGCGCGCTGCCTGCTGCGGCTCTGCGTCGAGCGGGACATGTTCATTCGCCTTGCGGGGACCGGCCTCACCGTCCTTCTCGCCAGCCAGGCCTTCATCAATTTGGGCGTCGCCGTGCGGCTCCTTCCGGCCAAGGGCATGACGCTGCCCTTCGTCAGCTACGGCGGCTCTTCGCTCATCGCCATGGGCCTGTTGACGGGAATGCTCCTGTGCTTCACCCGGTCGAGGCCCCAGGCCGAGATCGGGGATCACCTGCTGTCGAACGGATACCGTTGA
- a CDS encoding VOC family protein, with translation MERVEGIGGVFIRARDPAALSEWYDTHLGITGTPGQWAPAGGTTVFATFATSDTYFPTDRAVMLNFRVHDLDAMTAQLMAAGIEIRTDPEWDSEVGRFARIHDPEGNPIELWEPSRTVRDHEAATS, from the coding sequence ATGGAACGGGTCGAGGGAATTGGAGGCGTCTTCATCCGTGCGCGCGATCCGGCGGCCCTGTCCGAATGGTACGACACCCATCTCGGAATTACCGGAACACCGGGGCAGTGGGCACCCGCCGGCGGCACGACGGTCTTCGCGACCTTTGCCACGTCGGACACCTATTTCCCCACCGACCGGGCCGTCATGCTGAACTTCCGGGTGCACGACCTCGACGCGATGACGGCGCAACTGATGGCGGCCGGGATCGAGATCCGGACGGACCCCGAGTGGGATTCCGAGGTCGGCCGCTTCGCCCGCATCCATGACCCCGAAGGCAACCCGATCGAACTCTGGGAGCCGTCGCGGACGGTGCGCGACCACGAGGCCGCAACCTCCTAA
- a CDS encoding SCO family protein, whose translation MRRRVLIVVAGLVVAVMALGAGIALRQVLDSRTVTLATATELGAPFELVDHRGDPITEAAFQGRPSLLFFGFTHCPEICPTTVYDMETWLGDLDVGPDALGAYFVTIDPERDTPEFLGDYLTPQSERITGITGAPEDVWAMARSWKVYFQKRPLGEGDYTMDHYASVFVLNADGAVVDLIAYGEDPDTAKAKIAAVLG comes from the coding sequence GTGCGCCGTCGCGTCCTGATCGTCGTCGCGGGCCTTGTGGTCGCCGTCATGGCGCTCGGCGCGGGCATCGCGCTGCGACAGGTGCTGGACAGCCGGACGGTGACGCTCGCCACGGCGACCGAACTCGGCGCCCCGTTCGAGCTGGTCGATCACCGCGGCGACCCGATCACCGAAGCCGCGTTCCAAGGCCGCCCGTCGCTTCTCTTCTTCGGCTTCACCCATTGCCCCGAGATCTGCCCCACGACGGTCTACGACATGGAAACCTGGCTGGGCGATCTGGATGTCGGGCCGGACGCGCTGGGTGCGTATTTCGTCACCATCGACCCCGAGCGGGACACGCCCGAATTCCTCGGCGACTACCTAACCCCGCAATCGGAACGCATCACCGGCATCACGGGGGCGCCTGAGGACGTCTGGGCCATGGCCCGCTCCTGGAAGGTCTATTTCCAGAAGCGGCCGCTGGGCGAGGGCGACTACACGATGGATCACTACGCCTCGGTCTTCGTGCTGAACGCCGACGGCGCGGTCGTGGACCTGATCGCCTATGGCGAGGATCCCGACACCGCCAAGGCCAAGATCGCCGCCGTTCTTGGCTGA
- a CDS encoding copper chaperone PCu(A)C, producing MIRILAALAVLATPAAAEMATLGDLRIATPVLRATPPAAPVAGGFLRITNTGTAGDTLVAAAIAPEVAGRVELHAMEMNDGVMSMIEVEGGIDLPAGETVTLMPGGLHLMLFDLGGPLVAGDSHAVTLTFAEAGEITLDMPVAGLGEIRAIFEEAGGMGHGASGHGN from the coding sequence ATGATCCGTATCCTCGCCGCCCTGGCCGTCCTCGCCACCCCCGCCGCGGCCGAGATGGCGACGCTGGGCGATCTGAGGATCGCGACGCCGGTCCTGCGTGCGACGCCGCCCGCGGCCCCGGTGGCCGGAGGCTTCCTCCGGATCACCAATACGGGCACCGCCGGCGACACGCTCGTCGCCGCCGCGATCGCGCCCGAGGTCGCCGGGCGGGTCGAGTTGCACGCGATGGAGATGAATGACGGCGTGATGTCGATGATCGAGGTCGAGGGCGGCATCGATCTGCCGGCGGGCGAGACCGTTACGCTGATGCCCGGCGGGCTGCACCTCATGCTCTTCGATCTCGGTGGACCGCTCGTGGCGGGCGACAGCCACGCCGTCACGCTCACCTTTGCCGAGGCGGGCGAGATCACCCTCGACATGCCCGTGGCCGGGCTGGGCGAGATCCGCGCCATCTTCGAGGAGGCGGGCGGCATGGGCCACGGCGCCTCCGGCCACGGGAACTGA
- a CDS encoding TRAP transporter large permease subunit: MFLLEAIAPFMTLNELAVLVMFLTFIFLLFRGIPVAFALVGVSLIFALFAEIFLDPFRSSFRDVIEFDRTGIDYQRLSVLSGRLFGNIVKNPVLVALPMFIYMGLMLDQSGVAQRMMHAMQKLFGGLRGGLSLTVLLIGIILAASTGVIGASVTLLGVMALPAMMKQNYSKPIATGTIASAGTLGILIPPSIMLVIMSDQLAISLGDLFMGALFPGLILGGLYIAFIVIFGLISPSSMPAPEKTEEVGWPVVKEVLLAVVPPMFLILLVLGSIFAGIATPTEASGLGAFGATLLAAINGKLSFTVLRDVGRSTLNTAGYIVGIFLAANFFALVLRRYGGDEIVQNHVLGAFESPYMIVLFILLIVFLLGFLLDWIEITIIIMPLMLPIILGLELAVPGFDQVQDPSVVWFAILVAVTLQTSFLTPPVGFALFYLKGVCPPGVTLAHIYKGVIPFVLLQLTGLAIVFYFPALTTWLPSVAYGN; the protein is encoded by the coding sequence ATGTTCCTCCTCGAAGCGATCGCGCCGTTCATGACGCTGAACGAACTGGCCGTCCTGGTCATGTTCCTGACCTTCATCTTCCTTCTGTTCCGCGGCATCCCCGTGGCCTTCGCGCTGGTCGGCGTGTCGCTGATCTTCGCGCTCTTCGCCGAGATCTTCCTCGACCCGTTCCGCTCCAGCTTCCGCGACGTGATCGAGTTCGACCGCACCGGCATCGACTATCAGCGGCTCTCGGTCCTCTCGGGGCGCCTCTTCGGCAACATCGTCAAGAACCCGGTCCTCGTGGCGCTGCCGATGTTCATCTACATGGGTCTCATGCTGGACCAGTCGGGCGTGGCCCAGCGGATGATGCACGCCATGCAGAAGCTCTTCGGCGGGCTGCGCGGCGGGCTCTCGCTGACGGTGCTGCTGATCGGCATCATCCTCGCCGCCTCGACGGGCGTCATCGGCGCCTCGGTTACGCTTCTGGGCGTCATGGCCCTGCCCGCGATGATGAAGCAGAACTACTCCAAGCCCATCGCCACCGGCACGATCGCCAGCGCGGGCACGCTGGGCATCCTCATCCCGCCCTCGATCATGCTGGTCATCATGTCCGACCAGCTCGCCATTTCGCTGGGCGACCTCTTCATGGGCGCCCTGTTCCCCGGCCTGATCCTCGGTGGCCTCTACATCGCGTTCATCGTGATCTTCGGCCTGATCTCGCCCAGCTCGATGCCTGCCCCCGAAAAGACCGAGGAGGTCGGCTGGCCCGTCGTCAAGGAAGTGCTCTTGGCGGTCGTGCCGCCGATGTTCCTGATCCTTCTCGTCCTCGGCTCGATCTTCGCGGGCATCGCCACGCCGACCGAAGCCTCGGGCCTCGGCGCGTTCGGTGCGACCTTGCTGGCCGCGATCAATGGCAAGCTCAGCTTCACGGTGCTGCGCGACGTCGGCCGCTCGACGCTGAACACGGCGGGTTACATCGTCGGCATCTTCCTTGCGGCGAACTTCTTCGCACTCGTGCTGCGCCGCTACGGCGGCGACGAGATCGTGCAGAACCACGTCCTCGGCGCGTTCGAGAGCCCCTACATGATCGTGCTCTTCATCCTCTTGATCGTGTTCCTTTTGGGCTTCCTGCTCGACTGGATCGAGATCACGATCATCATCATGCCGCTGATGCTGCCGATCATCCTTGGGCTCGAGCTGGCGGTGCCCGGCTTCGACCAGGTGCAGGACCCGAGCGTCGTGTGGTTCGCGATCCTCGTGGCGGTGACGCTACAGACATCGTTCCTGACGCCACCCGTGGGATTCGCGCTCTTCTATCTCAAGGGTGTCTGCCCGCCGGGGGTCACGCTCGCGCATATCTACAAGGGCGTCATTCCCTTCGTGCTCTTGCAGCTCACGGGCCTTGCGATCGTGTTCTACTTCCCCGCGCTGACGACGTGGCTGCCCTCGGTGGCCTACGGGAACTGA
- a CDS encoding TRAP transporter small permease subunit: MSHAIPPEPVSADVDTPIVAVSDPGEVGRAEHNAGDRIIIAISNVFAWLFPVLMIAICAQVVLRGAGMNQAWLDDAQWWVYGAAVLIGIGYAVTTNSHVRVDIFYDGYDAPKQRKIDIFGLAWLFLPFIILCWDTTLDYAISSVKAGEGSDSPNGLHRLYLLKVFMNVSFLFIAAATWFAYVRNLAKLVRPLWWRKLFWAFPAVAFAVNLVIYYSALGLVLATTEATTAREATRHWFFDTFAIGPEEMKYTVASALIVTVIIIGAAYLLRDKSEDA, from the coding sequence ATGAGCCACGCCATTCCGCCCGAGCCCGTCTCGGCCGATGTCGATACGCCGATCGTCGCGGTCTCGGATCCCGGCGAGGTCGGCCGCGCCGAACACAATGCGGGCGACCGCATCATCATCGCCATCTCCAACGTCTTCGCGTGGCTCTTTCCCGTCCTGATGATCGCCATCTGCGCCCAGGTCGTGCTGCGCGGCGCGGGCATGAACCAGGCCTGGCTCGACGACGCGCAATGGTGGGTCTACGGCGCCGCGGTCCTGATCGGAATCGGCTACGCCGTCACCACCAACAGCCACGTCCGCGTGGACATCTTCTATGACGGGTACGATGCGCCCAAGCAGCGCAAGATCGACATCTTCGGCCTCGCATGGCTGTTCTTGCCGTTCATCATCCTGTGCTGGGACACCACGCTCGACTACGCCATCAGCTCGGTGAAGGCGGGCGAGGGCTCCGACAGCCCGAACGGCCTGCACCGCCTCTACCTGCTCAAGGTCTTCATGAACGTGAGCTTCCTCTTCATCGCCGCCGCGACCTGGTTCGCCTACGTGCGCAACCTCGCCAAGCTCGTGCGCCCGCTCTGGTGGCGAAAACTGTTCTGGGCCTTCCCGGCCGTCGCCTTCGCCGTGAACCTTGTGATCTACTACAGCGCCCTGGGCCTCGTCCTCGCCACCACCGAGGCCACGACCGCGCGGGAGGCCACGCGCCACTGGTTCTTCGACACCTTCGCGATCGGCCCGGAGGAGATGAAATATACCGTCGCCTCGGCCCTGATCGTCACCGTCATCATCATCGGCGCCGCCTACCTGCTGCGCGACAAGTCCGAGGACGCCTGA
- a CDS encoding TRAP transporter substrate-binding protein — protein sequence MKLKAIALASTAAIFATGAQAQEVLEMTSAFGKNLPILGTAGTDFVEKINSISESVEFEHFDPGELVPTLEALDAVSNGSVDAAYTTSGYWQGKITAASLFAAVPFGPEVGEFTAWMLYDDGHELFQRMYDENGYNVHVQPCGIIAPETSGWFKNEINSVADLEGLNMRFFGLGAEVMQRLGVSTSLLAGGDIFPALERGAIDATEFSMPLVDARLGFYNIAKFNYFPGWHQPATMFELLINKDRWEELDERAQNQIEVACLANITTNYAEGEATNFQAMIDNEAQNGVTNKIWSPELLEAFETEWTNVAEELAAEDAFFKEVWDDLQEFRAGYKTWGDTIYLPRPRN from the coding sequence ATGAAACTCAAGGCAATCGCGCTCGCGTCCACCGCGGCCATCTTCGCCACCGGCGCCCAGGCGCAGGAAGTGCTGGAGATGACCTCCGCCTTCGGCAAGAACCTTCCGATCCTCGGCACCGCCGGGACGGATTTCGTCGAAAAGATCAACTCCATCTCGGAATCGGTCGAGTTCGAGCATTTCGATCCGGGCGAGCTGGTCCCGACGCTGGAGGCGCTCGACGCCGTGTCGAACGGCTCGGTCGACGCCGCCTACACCACGTCCGGCTACTGGCAGGGCAAGATCACGGCCGCGTCGCTCTTCGCCGCCGTGCCCTTCGGCCCCGAGGTGGGCGAATTCACCGCGTGGATGCTCTATGACGACGGCCACGAGCTGTTCCAGCGCATGTATGACGAGAACGGCTACAACGTTCACGTCCAGCCCTGCGGCATCATCGCCCCCGAGACCTCCGGCTGGTTCAAGAACGAGATCAACTCGGTCGCCGACCTCGAAGGTCTGAACATGCGCTTCTTCGGCCTCGGCGCCGAAGTGATGCAGCGCCTGGGCGTCTCGACCTCGCTTCTGGCGGGCGGTGACATCTTCCCGGCGCTCGAGCGCGGCGCGATCGACGCGACCGAGTTCTCGATGCCCCTCGTGGATGCGCGCCTCGGCTTCTACAACATCGCGAAGTTCAACTACTTCCCCGGCTGGCACCAGCCCGCCACGATGTTCGAGCTGCTGATCAACAAGGATCGCTGGGAGGAGCTCGACGAGCGCGCCCAGAACCAGATCGAGGTCGCCTGTCTGGCCAACATCACCACCAACTACGCGGAGGGTGAGGCCACCAACTTCCAGGCCATGATCGACAACGAGGCGCAGAACGGCGTCACCAACAAGATCTGGTCGCCCGAACTGCTGGAAGCGTTCGAGACCGAGTGGACCAACGTGGCCGAGGAACTGGCCGCCGAGGACGCGTTCTTCAAGGAGGTCTGGGACGACCTTCAGGAGTTCCGCGCGGGCTACAAGACCTGGGGCGACACGATCTACCTGCCGCGTCCGCGTAACTGA
- a CDS encoding N-acyl homoserine lactonase family protein, whose product MAEPWEVFAIRYAERGARVRGDSFIFDDHPAAPHGMDYFMWLLRRGSETILVDTGYDAAEGVRRDRPILTDPGAALAPFNLTPDDIDTIIVTHLHYDHAGGLHLFPNARLHMQAAEMAFATGPCMCHDTIRMPFTGDHICEAVKRLYAGKVVFHDGEAEVAEGVTVHRIGGHSKGLQAVRVRTEAGWLCLASDASHFYENMRAAKPFPIVADLTEMLDGFATLGRLASGPDLIVPGHDPIVRDVFPHEGGEVWRLSHGPSRPIPEFDVNG is encoded by the coding sequence ATGGCTGAGCCGTGGGAGGTCTTTGCGATCCGCTACGCCGAGCGGGGCGCGCGGGTGCGGGGCGACAGCTTCATCTTCGACGACCATCCGGCTGCGCCCCATGGCATGGATTACTTCATGTGGCTGCTGCGGCGCGGGTCCGAGACGATCCTCGTCGACACAGGATATGACGCGGCCGAGGGCGTACGGCGCGACCGGCCCATTCTGACCGATCCGGGCGCGGCGCTGGCGCCATTCAACCTGACCCCCGACGACATCGACACCATCATCGTGACCCACCTGCATTACGACCATGCGGGCGGGCTGCACCTGTTCCCGAACGCACGCCTTCACATGCAGGCCGCCGAGATGGCCTTCGCCACCGGGCCCTGCATGTGCCACGATACGATCCGGATGCCGTTCACGGGCGACCACATCTGCGAGGCGGTCAAGCGGCTCTATGCCGGAAAGGTCGTGTTCCATGACGGCGAGGCCGAGGTGGCCGAGGGCGTGACGGTCCACCGCATCGGCGGCCATTCGAAGGGGCTTCAGGCGGTGCGGGTGCGGACGGAGGCGGGCTGGCTCTGCCTCGCCTCGGACGCCTCGCATTTCTACGAGAACATGCGCGCCGCGAAACCCTTCCCCATCGTGGCCGACCTGACCGAGATGCTGGACGGGTTCGCGACGCTCGGACGGCTGGCCTCGGGGCCGGACCTGATCGTGCCCGGACATGACCCGATCGTGCGCGACGTCTTCCCGCACGAAGGCGGCGAGGTCTGGCGCCTGTCGCACGGCCCGTCGCGGCCGATCCCGGAATTCGACGTGAATGGCTGA
- a CDS encoding putative quinol monooxygenase, producing the protein MFAVAVTITVKPGRMPDFLPAMMENARASLGEPACNRFDVATDPARPDEVFLYELYDDAAGFDAHRETPHYKTFTATCDPMIAAKDVATWSVLHG; encoded by the coding sequence ATGTTCGCAGTCGCCGTCACCATCACCGTCAAGCCCGGCCGGATGCCCGACTTCCTGCCTGCGATGATGGAGAACGCGCGTGCCTCGCTGGGCGAGCCGGCCTGCAACCGCTTCGACGTGGCCACCGATCCGGCGCGCCCCGACGAGGTGTTCCTCTACGAGCTCTACGACGACGCGGCAGGGTTCGACGCGCACCGCGAGACGCCGCATTACAAGACCTTCACCGCGACCTGCGATCCGATGATCGCGGCGAAGGACGTGGCGACCTGGTCGGTGCTGCATGGCTGA
- a CDS encoding isocitrate/isopropylmalate family dehydrogenase codes for MSKTFDIAVFHGDGIGPEIMAPTLDLLRGLDHDFEFHDCPAGAASFLDCGSDLPEATLDTARRADAILLSALGDPAVRKPDGTELIPQVDLRIALDLYAGVRPVRIVPGMKTPLALPMGKSVDFVLIRESTEGLFHTQGRGTVTDDMAEETLRLTRRTTEKVCRFAFDLAAERKAAGHAGRVTSVDKANVFRAFAFWRGIFDEVAGDYPDLTADHAYVDAMALWFVIRPWDWDVMVTENMFGDILSDLGAGLMGGLGMAPSADIGDDHAVFQPCHGTAPDIAGRGLANPVAMILSAGMMLDWLGRKHGNDALVRDAARIEASVDACLAAGETTGDLGGALDTTGAAAAVMARL; via the coding sequence ATGTCCAAGACATTCGACATCGCCGTCTTTCACGGCGACGGCATCGGCCCGGAGATCATGGCCCCGACGCTCGACCTGCTGCGCGGCCTCGACCACGACTTCGAGTTCCATGATTGCCCGGCGGGGGCGGCGAGCTTTCTCGACTGCGGCAGCGACCTGCCCGAAGCGACGCTCGACACTGCGCGCCGGGCGGATGCGATCCTGCTCTCCGCTCTGGGCGACCCGGCGGTGCGCAAGCCCGACGGCACCGAACTCATACCGCAGGTGGATCTGAGGATCGCGCTCGATCTCTATGCGGGCGTACGGCCCGTGCGCATCGTGCCCGGCATGAAGACCCCTCTCGCCCTGCCCATGGGCAAATCCGTCGATTTCGTCCTCATCCGCGAAAGCACCGAGGGCCTCTTCCACACACAGGGGCGCGGGACGGTCACCGACGACATGGCCGAGGAAACGCTCCGCCTGACCCGCCGCACCACCGAGAAGGTCTGTCGTTTCGCGTTCGACCTGGCCGCAGAGCGCAAGGCCGCGGGGCATGCGGGTCGGGTGACCAGCGTGGACAAGGCGAACGTCTTCCGCGCCTTCGCCTTCTGGCGCGGCATCTTCGACGAGGTGGCGGGCGACTATCCCGACCTCACCGCCGACCACGCCTATGTCGACGCCATGGCGCTCTGGTTCGTGATCCGGCCCTGGGACTGGGACGTGATGGTGACCGAGAACATGTTCGGCGACATCCTCTCGGATCTGGGCGCGGGACTGATGGGCGGACTGGGGATGGCACCCTCGGCCGATATCGGCGACGACCACGCGGTGTTCCAGCCCTGTCACGGCACGGCCCCCGACATCGCCGGGCGCGGCCTCGCCAACCCGGTCGCGATGATCCTCTCGGCGGGGATGATGCTCGACTGGCTGGGACGAAAGCACGGGAACGACGCTTTGGTGCGCGACGCCGCCCGCATCGAGGCCTCTGTCGATGCCTGCCTCGCGGCGGGAGAGACGACCGGCGATCTCGGCGGCGCGCTGGACACGACCGGGGCGGCGGCGGCGGTGATGGCGCGGCTGTGA
- a CDS encoding Gfo/Idh/MocA family oxidoreductase produces MTFAVGLLGLGYFAQFHREAWGRVPGARLAATADAHAATGADHATLDAMLGAGGIDIVDIATPPPTHAEAIRSALAHRPRAIICQKPFCTSLEEASAMAAEAEAAGVPLIVHENFRFQPWFRAMKAALEDGAVGRPLGLTFRLRTGDGQGPDAYLARQPYFQTMPRLLIHETGIHYLDVFRYLLGEPDGIYADLRRLNPAIRGEDAGLVVLDYGGGCRAVFDGNRLVDFDTDDPRRTFGEALLEGEDGTLVLCGDGAVTLRAYGARETTQVLPAEDRPGFAGDSVRAFQAHVVAGLGSGRWETTARDYLATMRLVELAYASAGSGTRLPVGG; encoded by the coding sequence GTGACCTTCGCCGTAGGTCTGCTCGGGCTGGGCTATTTCGCGCAGTTCCACCGCGAAGCCTGGGGCCGTGTCCCCGGCGCACGCCTCGCCGCCACGGCAGATGCGCACGCCGCCACCGGCGCCGATCACGCCACGCTCGATGCAATGCTCGGCGCGGGCGGCATCGATATCGTCGACATCGCCACGCCGCCCCCGACCCATGCGGAGGCGATCCGCAGCGCCCTCGCGCATCGCCCACGGGCCATCATCTGCCAGAAGCCGTTCTGCACCTCGCTGGAGGAGGCGAGCGCGATGGCGGCCGAGGCCGAGGCCGCCGGCGTCCCCCTCATCGTGCACGAGAATTTCCGCTTCCAGCCGTGGTTCAGGGCGATGAAGGCCGCGCTGGAGGACGGCGCGGTGGGCCGCCCGCTCGGGCTGACGTTCCGGCTGCGCACCGGGGATGGACAGGGACCGGACGCCTATCTCGCGCGGCAGCCCTATTTTCAGACCATGCCGCGCCTTCTGATCCACGAGACGGGCATCCACTACCTCGACGTGTTCCGCTACCTGCTGGGCGAGCCGGACGGCATCTATGCCGACCTGCGCCGCCTCAACCCCGCGATCCGGGGCGAGGATGCCGGGCTCGTGGTGCTGGATTACGGCGGCGGTTGCCGCGCGGTGTTCGACGGCAACCGACTCGTCGATTTTGACACGGACGATCCGCGCCGGACCTTCGGCGAGGCGCTGCTCGAGGGCGAGGACGGCACGCTGGTGCTCTGCGGCGACGGGGCGGTAACCCTCCGTGCGTATGGCGCCCGCGAGACGACGCAGGTGCTTCCCGCAGAGGATCGGCCCGGCTTTGCGGGCGACAGCGTGCGGGCCTTTCAGGCGCATGTGGTTGCGGGGCTAGGGTCTGGCCGGTGGGAGACGACGGCGCGCGACTATCTCGCGACGATGCGGCTGGTCGAGTTGGCCTATGCCAGCGCCGGCAGCGGCACCCGCCTTCCGGTCGGCGGATAG
- the rpe gene encoding ribulose-phosphate 3-epimerase, with translation MTFDRSIKIAPSILAADFAAFGAECEAVEAQGADWVHVDVMDGHFVPNISFGPATCAAIRPHIKGVMDVHLMIAPVDPYIDAFAEAGADIITAHLEAGPHIHRTLQAIRGAGARAGLALNPGTPAEAAAALLDDVDLVCVMTVNPGFGGQRFIENQIAKIRRLREMIGDRPIHIEIDGGIDPTTAPGVVEAGADVLVAGSAVFKGGSVREPGPYGANIRAIRAAAEAARG, from the coding sequence ATGACCTTCGACCGTTCCATCAAGATCGCGCCCTCGATCCTCGCGGCGGATTTCGCCGCCTTCGGCGCGGAATGCGAGGCGGTCGAGGCGCAGGGTGCCGACTGGGTGCATGTCGACGTGATGGACGGGCACTTCGTTCCGAATATCAGCTTCGGACCCGCGACCTGCGCGGCGATCCGGCCGCATATCAAGGGCGTCATGGACGTCCACCTGATGATCGCGCCAGTCGATCCCTATATCGACGCCTTCGCGGAGGCCGGGGCGGACATCATCACCGCGCATCTGGAGGCGGGACCGCATATTCACCGCACGCTTCAGGCGATCCGGGGGGCGGGCGCGCGGGCCGGGCTGGCGCTCAATCCGGGCACGCCGGCCGAGGCGGCGGCGGCGCTTCTGGACGACGTGGACCTCGTCTGCGTGATGACCGTGAACCCCGGCTTCGGCGGGCAGCGCTTCATCGAAAACCAGATCGCCAAGATCCGTCGCCTGCGAGAGATGATCGGCGACCGTCCGATCCATATCGAGATCGACGGCGGCATCGATCCCACGACCGCGCCCGGCGTCGTCGAGGCGGGGGCGGATGTGCTGGTCGCGGGTTCGGCGGTGTTCAAGGGCGGATCGGTGCGCGAGCCGGGGCCATACGGAGCGAACATCCGTGCCATCCGCGCCGCAGCCGAGGCCGCGCGGGGATAG
- a CDS encoding 5-formyltetrahydrofolate cyclo-ligase: MTADANPPARKAQLRTACIAARDGVGREARAAAATRLFARMMDVRGRTIAGYLPIGSEADPRGTMAVLSRANRICVPVVTARGAPLRFREWWPGCPLEVGAFGVSVPVEGGWRVPDILIAPLVGFDAGCGRLGYGGGFYDRTLAGLRDAQAIGLAFEAQRVDSIPREATDMPLDAVITEARVYLPPAAR; encoded by the coding sequence ATGACAGCGGACGCTAACCCCCCGGCCCGAAAGGCGCAATTGCGAACCGCCTGCATCGCCGCGCGCGACGGCGTGGGGCGCGAGGCCCGCGCGGCCGCGGCGACCCGGCTCTTCGCGCGGATGATGGACGTCCGGGGCCGCACGATCGCGGGCTACCTGCCCATCGGGTCCGAGGCCGATCCGCGCGGCACGATGGCGGTGCTGAGCCGCGCGAACCGCATCTGCGTGCCGGTGGTCACCGCGCGGGGCGCGCCCCTGCGGTTCCGCGAGTGGTGGCCCGGCTGTCCGCTGGAGGTCGGCGCGTTCGGCGTATCCGTCCCGGTCGAAGGCGGCTGGCGCGTGCCCGACATCCTGATCGCGCCCCTCGTGGGGTTCGACGCGGGCTGCGGGCGGCTGGGCTATGGCGGCGGGTTCTACGACCGGACTCTCGCGGGGCTGCGGGACGCGCAGGCCATCGGCCTCGCCTTCGAGGCGCAGCGGGTCGATTCCATCCCGCGCGAGGCGACGGACATGCCGCTCGACGCCGTCATCACCGAGGCGAGGGTTTATCTGCCGCCCGCCGCGCGCTAG